The following are encoded together in the Mycolicibacterium arabiense genome:
- a CDS encoding aminoglycoside phosphotransferase family protein, giving the protein MAAVIDLPAAVRDMAARGPQWADWVDELPRAATGQLSEWGLRSDGAPESGGGSLVLPVRTGDGERAVLKLAFPQGETAFEHLALRRWAGAAAVRLLRADPHRRALLLERAQPTDLRDSWDIEACEIVAGLYPRLHLSPMPQLPNLSDLVARWVTDLGALPRSAPIPHRLVEQAIALGRAFATDDATSATMLHGNLHYRTVLAGDREPWLAISPRPVNGDPHYEIAPMLWHRWDELAGYTRDGVRRRFYALVDAAGLSDERARDWVVVRMTCHAMWALRGGSTDTAWLTTCIAVAKAVQD; this is encoded by the coding sequence ATGGCTGCGGTGATCGACCTACCGGCGGCCGTGCGCGACATGGCGGCGCGCGGACCGCAGTGGGCCGACTGGGTCGACGAACTCCCCAGGGCGGCCACCGGGCAGCTGTCCGAGTGGGGCCTGCGCAGTGACGGGGCACCGGAATCGGGCGGCGGCTCGCTGGTCCTGCCCGTGCGGACGGGTGACGGCGAGCGTGCCGTCCTCAAACTGGCCTTTCCGCAGGGCGAGACGGCCTTCGAGCACCTGGCGCTGCGCAGGTGGGCAGGCGCCGCGGCGGTCAGGCTGCTGCGCGCCGATCCCCATCGACGCGCCCTGCTACTGGAACGCGCGCAACCGACCGACCTCCGAGACTCGTGGGACATCGAGGCCTGCGAGATCGTCGCGGGGCTGTATCCGCGGCTGCACCTGTCACCGATGCCGCAGCTGCCGAACCTCTCCGACCTCGTCGCCCGGTGGGTCACCGACCTCGGCGCCCTGCCGCGCAGCGCCCCGATCCCGCACCGGCTGGTCGAACAGGCGATCGCGCTCGGCCGGGCATTCGCGACCGACGACGCGACCAGCGCGACGATGCTCCACGGCAACCTGCACTACCGGACCGTGCTGGCAGGCGACCGCGAGCCCTGGCTGGCGATCAGCCCACGGCCCGTCAACGGCGACCCGCACTACGAGATCGCACCGATGCTCTGGCACAGGTGGGACGAGCTGGCCGGCTACACCCGCGACGGCGTCCGCAGGCGGTTCTACGCGCTCGTCGACGCCGCCGGGCTCTCGGACGAGCGGGCCAGGGACTGGGTGGTCGTTCGGATGACGTGCCACGCCATGTGGGCGTTGCGCGGCGGGTCGACCGACACCGCGTGGCTCACGACGTGCATCGCCGTCGCCAAGGCCGTGCAGGACTGA
- a CDS encoding Rv0518 family GDSL lipase — protein sequence MGRSATVLVALVLAIVASSTQPSYRAVGRETSLNHVAIVGDSYTTGSSEGGNGAANWTTLAWQKLASNGRQIDADVAAEGRAGYVVRGYDGHVFGDLAPRAVRPDDDLVVFYGSRNDQGSDPVVLAGMTSGAFDQARRVAPAARLLVIGPPWPTADVPPAVLQIRDVLRMTAGIAGATFVDPIAEGWFVGRPELIGRDGVHPTDAGHAFMADRIAPLIGAQLPLPT from the coding sequence GTGGGTCGTTCGGCCACGGTGTTGGTTGCGCTCGTCCTCGCGATCGTCGCGTCCTCGACGCAGCCCTCCTACCGCGCGGTGGGGCGCGAGACGTCGCTGAACCACGTCGCCATCGTCGGCGACTCGTACACGACCGGCAGCAGCGAGGGCGGCAACGGCGCTGCGAATTGGACCACGCTGGCGTGGCAGAAGCTGGCGTCCAACGGCAGGCAGATCGACGCCGACGTCGCCGCGGAGGGCCGCGCCGGCTACGTCGTGCGGGGCTACGACGGCCACGTCTTCGGCGACCTCGCCCCACGCGCGGTCCGTCCCGACGACGACCTCGTCGTCTTCTACGGCTCGCGTAACGACCAGGGGAGCGATCCCGTGGTGCTGGCGGGGATGACGAGCGGCGCCTTCGATCAGGCCCGTCGCGTCGCGCCAGCCGCCAGGCTGCTGGTGATCGGTCCGCCCTGGCCGACGGCCGACGTCCCGCCCGCGGTGCTGCAGATCCGTGACGTGCTCCGCATGACCGCAGGCATCGCCGGGGCGACGTTCGTGGACCCTATCGCCGAGGGCTGGTTCGTCGGCAGGCCGGAACTCATCGGCCGCGACGGCGTGCACCCGACGGATGCGGGGCACGCGTTCATGGCCGATCGGATCGCGCCGTTGATCGGCGCGCAGTTGCCGCTGCCGACCTGA